A stretch of DNA from Fusobacterium mortiferum ATCC 9817:
AATAAAAGATCCACTTTCAAATAGAAAAGGAGAGGAAGATAATAACTTTGTATATCTTCACGATTTAACTTCTACTTGTAATGAGGTAGCAGGGAAAAAAGCACCTGATTTCTTTGATGGAGAATCATTATTACCTATTTTAAGAGAGGGAAAAAATAATGATAGAAAAGGTGTATTAGGACAACTTGCTGGACATTTTGTGGCTTTTGAACAAAGAATGTGGAGAAGAGATGATTATAAACTTATCTTCAATGCCACTGATGTTGGAGAACTATATGATCTAAAAAATGACCCACAAGAGTTACACAATTTATTCTATGATGAGAAGTATTCTAAAATAAAAAGAGAGATGTTAGAAGAACTTCATGCTGAAATGGTAAAGATCAAAGATCCACTAGAAAACTGGTTATATAGAATAATCTATGAAATTTAATAGAGTTTAAATAAAAGGAGTTGTGGCAAATGATTTGTGACAACTCCTTTAAAATAAATTCTTGTAAAAAAGTGATAAAAGTGGTATTATCATAATAATTGGAAAATATTATGATGGAGGAATCTTATGTTATTAGGAAAAGAGAGGATTCCACTGTACTATCAATTAGCAGAGATTATAATAGGAGAGATAGAGAGTAAAGGGTTACATGAAAATGATAGGTTACCTGCTGAAAGAGAGTACTGTGAGAAATATAAATTAAGTAGATCAACAGTAAGGCAAGCTATAGATTATTTGGAGAAAAAGGGATATATATATAAAATTCAAGGAAGTGGAACTTTTGTTTCCTCTCAAAGATTAAAACAAAAACTTTTAAAATTTTATAGTTTTACAGAGGAAATGAAAAAACAAGGTAAAGTTCCTGAATCTAAAATTTTATCTTTTAAAGAAGTTGAAGCTAGTGAAAAAATTTCTAAAGAATTAAATATTGAAAAAGGAGATAAGGTTTTTGAACTGATAAGGCTTAGATTGGCAGATGGAGAGGAAATTATGTATGAAAAAACATACCTACCTGTGAAAAAATTTCCAAATTTATCAAAAAAAGATTTGCTAATTAGTCCATTATATGATATCCTACAAAGTAGATACAAGATGATATTCACAAAAGCCATTGAGAGATTTTCATTAGAAATTTCTGACAAAAAGGTTGCTGATGTACTTTCAATAGTAGAGGGAACACCAGTTATAAAGCTTCAGAGATGGACATATACAGGAATAGAGATTATCGAGTACACCATAAGTTCAGTTAGAGGAGATAGATTCGAATTTGAAGTTGAACTTGAGGAAGAGCAAAATAACAGACTCTAACGGGTCTGATTTTAATTAAAATAAAATTGGTACGGACAACAGTATAAATTTTAGGAGGAGAAGATGAATTATTTTGTAGGAATAGACATAGGTGGGACAAATGTTGAGATAGGTATTTTAAATGCTCAAGGAGATATTTTAGGAAAAGAGAGTATAAAAACTGAATCTAAAAAAGGAGCAGAGGATACTTTTAATAGAATTTGGAATAAGACAAAGGAATTAGCTGAAAAATTAAAAATTAAGGTAGAGGATATAGAAGCTATAGGATTAGGGATACCTGGACCAGTAGTGAATAACTCAGTGGTAAAAATAGCAGCAAACTTTTCATGGAATAACGATTTTCCTGCTAAGGATTTGATGGAGAAGGTAACAGGAAAACCAGTAAAAGTTGGAAATGATGTTAAGGTAATAGCTTTAGGAGAAACACTTTTTGGAGCTGGAAAAGGGTATAAAAATAGTATAACAATACCAATAGGAACAGGAATAGCAGCTGGAATAATAATAGATGGAAAAATATTAGAAGGAGCTGGAGGAGCAGCTGGAGAGTTTGGACATGTAGTGGTAAATAAAGAGGGGTATAAATGTGGTTGTGGACTTACTGGTTGTTTAGAAACTTATTGCTCAGCTACTGGTATAGTTAGAGAGGGAAGAAGAAGATTAGAGCTAGATAAAAATAATGCCTTATATGAAGTAATAGGTGGAGATTTAGAAAAACTAGAAGCAAAGCATATATTTGATTTAGCTAAAAAAGGAGATAAATTTTCAAGTGAGATTGTAGATTTCTTCTGTGAAAAATTAGCTGAAGGGGTAGGAATGCTTTTAAATATAATCAATCCAGAAATAATAATATTTACTGGTGGTGTAGCAAGAGCAGGAGAGATAATTACAGATGGTGTAAAAAAATATCTACCTAAATATGCATTAGGAATGACAATGGAAAACCTTATTTTTACATTTGGTAAGTTAGAAGAGGAAGCGGGAATAAAGGGAGCAGCAGCCCTTGTAATGAATAAATAAAATAAATTGAGGATAAAAGGAGAAAAAAGATGGAATTTAAAAATTGTGTAACTTGGCAAGAAATAATTCAACAACCTTCTATTTGGAGAGAGGAACTAGAAATAGTAAAAAATAACCTTAAGTCAATAGGAGCTTTTATTGAAAAAGTTCAAGGAAAAAAAGTAAAAGTAGTTTTTACAGGGGCAGGTTCTTCTGAATTTGTAGGAAATACTCTTTGTTCATATGTAAACAGCAAAGTAGATATAGATGTTTTATCAGTACCAACTACTGATATAGTATCTATGCCAGAACAATATTTAGAAGCAGATACAGCTACTATATTAGTTTCATGTGCTAGATCAGGGAATTCTCCTGAAAGTGTAGCTACAGTAAACCTAGCTGATAAATTAGTGAAAAATATTTATCACATCTTTATAACTTGTAATCCAGAAGGACATTTAGCAAAAATTTCTAAAGAGGGAGATAATAAATATCTTCTACTAATGCCTGAAAAAACAAATGATAAGGGATTTGCTATGACAGGAAGTTTCTCATCAATGGTAGTAGCAGGGGTATTAGTTTTACTAAGAAAAGATTTTGCTGAAATGGAAAGAAAAGTTACTTATGTAGCTAACTTAGTAGAAAAAAATCTAGAAAAAATATTAGCAGATGCTGAAACAATAACTGACTTAGATATAGAGAGAATAGTTTATTTAGGAGATGGAGCTTTAAAAGGATTAGCTGAAGAGGTATCTTTAAAAGTTCTAGAGTTAACAGGTGGAAAATTGGCTTCTTTCTATAACACATTTTTAGGATTTAGACATGGACCTAAATCAATAGTAAATGATAAAACAGCTATCGTATGTATGATGTCAAATAATCCATATACAAGAATATATGAATTAGACCTTTTAAAAGAGTTTAAAAATGAAGGTGGAAAGAAAAAAATAATCGTACTAGATACTGTATGTGATGAAGAGGTAAAAAATAACTGTGATTATTACTTCTCATTTGCTGATGAAAAACTAGGAGAGATTGAAGAGGTATTTGCGGGATTAGGATACCTAGTATATGGACAATTAATATCTTTAGTAAAATCTGCAAAATTAGGAATTAACCCTGATAATCCATGTCCTACAGGAGAGGTTAACAGAGTAGTTAAAGGTGTAATTATCCATGAATATAATAAATAATTTTTTAAAAAAGTAAATTTAAAATTTTAATAGATTTATAGGAGGAAAAAATGTTAGTATCAACAAGACAATTATTATTAGATGCTCAAAAAGGAAAATATGCTGTACCAGCTTTTAACGTACATAATATGGAAACAATTCAAACAGTAGTAGAGGCAGCTGTAGAGTTAAGATCTCCAATTATAGTTGCTGCAACTCCAGGAACAATGAAATATGCAGGACCAGAGTTTTTTATAAAACTTGTAGAAATTTGTGCAAATAAATATGATATCCCTATTGCTATGCACTTAGACCATCATGAGAGCTATGATGAGATAGTAAACGCTATTCAATTAGGAACTAAGTCAGCTATGATAGATGCTTCTCACTTTGATTTTGAAGAGAATATCAGAAGAGTTAAAGAGGTAGTAGATTATGCTCATAGATTTGATGTAACAGTAGAGGGAGAGTTAGGAGTTCTTGGAGGACAAGAGGACGACTTAGTAAGAGATGATAAAGATAGCAAATATACTAATCCAGTTCAAGCTAAAGAGTATGTAGAGAGAACAGGAATTGATTCTCTAGCAGTAGCTATTGGAACAGCTCATGGAGTATATAAAGAGGAGCCAAAATTAGATTTCGAAAGACTTGCAGAGATAAGAGCAGTTGTAGATGTACCATTAGTATTACACGGAGCTTCTGGAGTACCAGCTGATCAAGTTAAAAAAGCTATTGAATTAGGAATTACAAAAGTAAATATTGCAACAGAGTTAAAGATGCCATTTGCTGAAAAATTAAGAGAAGTATTAGTAAATAAACCAAATGAAAGCGACCCTAGAAAATATTTTGGACCAGCTAAAGAGGTTATGAAAAAAGTTGCTATGGAAAAAATCTTAATGTGTGGAAGTAACGGGAAAGCATAATGAGTAGAGTATTAACAGTTACTTTAAACCCAGCTATTGATGTGAGATATAATGTTGAAAATTTTAGATTAGGAAATGTCAACAGAACTCAAGGGATAGAAAAAAATGCTGGTGGAAAAGGAATAAATGTAAGTAGAATAATAAACCTTTTAGGTGGAGATATATTAGCAACAGGTATAGTTGGTGGATTTACAGGAAAACTTTTCTTAAAAAAATTAAATGAAAACTCTATAAAAAACAATTTTTTAGAGAGTGAGTATGAAACAAGAACATGTATTGCTATAATTGATGAGAAAATAGATGGAATTACAGAGATCCTAGAGTCTGGAAAAGGAGATATGGAAGTTTGTAATCTATTTATAAAAAAATATTTAGAAATATTAGAAGATAAAGAGATTAAAGTAATATGTGGTTCTGGAAGTTTACTAAAGGGAATAGACCCATTAGTTTATAATACTCTTATTGAAGAGGGAAATAAAAGAGGTATAAAATTTATTCTTGATACAAGTGGAAGTACACTAGTAAAGGGAATAGAAGCTAAGCCTTTCCTTATAAAACCTAATCAAGAGGAGTTAGAGGATATTTTAGGAAGAAAATTAAACTCTATTGAAGAGATAGCAGATGCAGCTAGAGAGCTTATGAAAAAAGGAGCTGAAAATGTTATGGTAACTCTTGGAGGAGCAGGAGCCTTACTTATAACACCAGAGAGAGTATATAGAGGAACATTTCCTAAAGTAGAGATAAAAAATACTGTTGGTTCAGGAGATTCAACAGTAGGGGGATTTGCTTATGCACTTTCTCAAGGAAAAGATTTAGCAGAGTGCTTTAGATTAGGAATAGCTTGTGGAACTACTAACGCTATGTTAGATTCTACAGGAACAATAGATATGGATATTTTAAATAATATTCTACCTAAAATAGAGATAAAATAGCTTTATAATAAAAGGAAAAAGTTTATTGTATTACCCTATAGGTTAACAAAACTTTTTCCTTTTTTCTTAAAGTAATTTACTGGCTAGGTAGTTACTATTATTCATTTAAACCAAAGTATTTCCCAGGAGAAACTCCCTCATATTTCCTAAAGATTCTTATAAAAGTATTTGAACTATTGTATCCAATTCTTTCGGCTAAATCTTTTATTTTAATATCTTTATTTTCAGCCATAATCTCTTTGGCTTTTTCTATCCTATAGATATTTAGATAGTTTTTAAAATTATCCCCCATAACTTTTTTAAATAAAATACTTGTATATTTAAAAGAGTGTCCTAGATAATCAGCAAGATTATCAAGAGAGATATCTATATGGTAATTATCTTCAAGATATTTTTCTATTTTATTTTTTATATCAGAGTTATCATCTTCATCTTTTTCTTTAGCTATTTTACATACATCTAGAATTTTTTCTTCAAATTTTTCTCTAAGCTCTTTTAAATCATTGGCTCTTAAAATTTCTTCACTACTAAAAATTTTAGGGTCAATATCTGAATTCATCTCTTTTAATTGAATTAAAATTCTTCCTAAACTATTATAAAGAAGCCCACTAAATTCTTTTAAATGTTTTTTATCAATATCTGCTGTGTTACTCTCATCAAATATTTCATCTAAGATTCTTTTAATTCCTATCTCATTAGCATTTAAAGTTTTAGTTATAAGCTTAGCTTCTATCTCAATAGGATAGTAATATTTCTTAGTTTGAGTTTCGTCTAAATCTTTAAGGAAAATAACTCTTTTTTGTTTGAATACAAACTTGTAATCTAATATTTTTTTAGCTTCTTTGTATGCTCTTGGCATCTCATTTAATTTAGCATATTCTTTTGTAATAGCAATAGAAAATGTCAATTTGAAGTTTCTTTCACAATGATTAGCAAGACAGATCATTACCTCTTCTAACTCTTCTTCGCTAAGTTTATCTTCTAAAATAATAGCAATACTCTTATAGTCTATATCTACTATTTCATAAATAACTTCCTCTTCAAAATATTTAGAAACAAACTCTTTAGAGATTTTAATCTTATCATAAATATTATCTGTAACTTCTACATCTAAAATTTCAAGAATTAAAACTCTATAGTTTTTTAAATTTAAAACAGGGATATTTGAGATAATATCTTGAATACTTTCTAAATTATTTAATCCAAGTAAAAAATCTTTAATTTTTTTTCTGTTTTGATAAACTTTCATATCACTAATAGTATATTCAAGATTTTTATTTTCTAATGTGATTTCCTCAATCTTCTGTTCTATAAATTTTACTTCTTGCTTGATATTTTTTCCTGAATAACCAATTTTAGTAGCTAAACTTCTAACAGGCTCAATTATAAAAAGTTTTAATAGATAGCATAAAAAGTATAATATTCCTGCTATTACAATAAGTTTAAATAATTCATAAGAAAAAATTTCAACCCTATTAATTTTAGGGAAACTATATATAAAATCACCGTTAAAATAACTTATTTTAAATTTAATCATTTTTTCTGGAATAATATCAGAAAAAGGAGGTTTTTTTCCTAGATTGATATTAAAATTTCCGTTAGTCAGATACCAGTTATCTAATTCAAAATATATTTCTGAAAAAAAGCTTCTCTATCTAAAGAGATTATCCAATAAATATTACTATTTTTCTCAAAACTTCCTTGATAAAATACAAAATTTATTTTTTCTCCCACTTTATTAAGAAATTTTTGTTTTTCTTCTAAATTTTCAGGAAAATCATTGTATTTGAAATATTGAGTTTTATCCATAACTCCTAAATTGGAAAAAACTAAATTTTCATTTTTTTCAAAAAATTCTATTGAAAATCCAAGTCTATTATATATAGTATTAGTTTTTTTCAAATATTCATAAAGTTTAATTCTCTTATATCTTTTTTCACTAATAGAAGAGTTTTCAGAAAAATATGCTTTAAATTGTGAACTAGTTTTTAACTCATAAAGAGTAATATTAAGAAAATTTAATTTTTTATCAATGCTCTGGTAAAGCTCTTCGGCTTTTTGTAAATTTTCTTTTTGGGTTTGATTGAGTATTTTATTAGTATTATAGATAGTCAATAAAAATATAATAAGGAAAACAAATATTGGAATAAGTTTATTTGAAATTTTATTCCAATACTCTTTTTTTAAAATAGTTTTCATAACACTCTCCTAAGCATAAAGTTAATTACTAGAAATAAATCTCTCATAAGCTTTTTGGTTTATTTCTAATGCTTCATTTAATCCAATATGTTTTAATTCTTTTAAAAAATTATCATATGTAGTATCGAAGTCTTCAACTCCTAATATCCATCTTTGACACATATCTTTAACAAAGGTATCTAATTTAGGTTTTATAGTTTGCAATTTTTCATTTTCAGCTAAGGTATATTTTAGTGTAGGCATAGGTTCTACTAAGAAGCCTTCTTGAGTATATCTTTTCATCCAAAAATTTGCATCAGTTTCTCCCCAAGCTTTTTCATACTCATAATCTTGAGGACCACCTATTCTAAATTGAACTCCCTCTTCTCTTAAAACTTGTAGAGGAGTTCTATTTTTATCCTTCATAACCTTCTTAGTAAAATATTTATTTCCATCAATATCTTTTAGAAATGTATCTCCCTCAATTCCCCAGTTAGCTAACTCATATCCTTTAGGAGAAAACCAATAATCAAAGTATTTTATAATAGATATAGGATCTTGAGCTGATTTAGTTATTCCCCAGCCACCTAAATAAGTTGGTCTAGCATCTGGAGCATAACGTTTACCTTTATATAGTGGGGGGTCAATAGCTATAAATTCAAAATTATTAACCTCTTCCTTTAATGAGGTATTATATGTACTTGTACTACTAAACCAATCAAATGTAGCTCCACCAAGGTTATTTTTTAAAATATAATCTCTTGTTTGAAACCCTCTTGTAAAAATTTCAGAATCAATTAATTCTTCACTATACCATTTTATAACTTCTCTAATAGCTTCTTTAAATCTTTCTTCTTTAGGACCAAATTTAACTTTATTTTCATCTATATAAAAACTTATTTCAGCTCCAAATAAACCTAAGAGCTCTTTTTCCACAAACTCTGTATTTCTTTCAAAATATGGAATCTCATCAGGTATTCCATTACCATTTGGATCTTGAGTTTTAAAAGCTTTTAAAGTTTTATAAAACTCTTCCATTGTATTAGGAACTTTTAAATTTAAGTTATTAAGCCAATCTCTTCTAATATAGAGCCCCTGGGAAGCTCTCATAGCATACCAATCATAATAATCTGGGATAAAATATATGTTTCCATCTGCAGAAATTGCATCTTTTTTATAACGTGGATATTTTTCAAAAAAAGCTTTAATATTAGGAGCATATTTATCAATTAAATCATTTAGAGGAAGTATTTTTCCATTCATTCCAAGCTCTTCAAGTTTATCTCCTTGACTTAATGAGATGATATCTGGTAACTCTCCAAAGGTAATCATTAAATTAAAAGCTTGTATTTCATCAGCAAGATTTTTTGAACCAATTCCTTTCAATTTAATATTCGTATCTTTAAATGCTTCCTTAAATACAGACCAATTTTCATTAAAAACTAAGTCATTATGTATAGCTAATATTGTAACTTCCAATGGCTTGTCAGTTATTTTTAAATTATCTTGAGAGTATGTTGGAATTATAAAAAAAATAATTTCTAATAAAATAAATAATGTTTTTTTTAATATCATAATCTCTCCTTTTCTTTCAATAAACTGCCACTTAACAAGTATTATTTTATCATAAATTTTTTGTTTTTTCTATGTCAAAATTCTAGAGGATATTTTTATAAAATTTTTTGAAAATATAGACGAAAAAATAATTTGTAAATTTTAATAAATTTTAAATATTAAGAGGAAGATAGACGAAATTATAAAAAATAACTGTTTGATAAGAAAAAAATACAATAAAAAATGAAAATAAAACATCAAAAAAAATGTACAAAAAAAGGAAAAAAATAAAAAATATAAAAAAAATAAACAAACAAAAAGGAGAAGAATACAGAAATAGAAATAATTTTAAAAAAATAACTCTAAAATAAAACATCATCATTATTCTATTTTGTATTGAAAGAGAATAATGATGATTTCGATATTCTATTTTGTATTAAAAAAGAATAATGAAGATTTACATTAAGCCGAAATTTTAATATTATGTTGATGTAAAGTGAAGATAAAAAGAGGGAGGATTAACTATGAAAAAACCAAATTTACTTTTTATATTTGCAGATCAATGGAGAAGAGATGCAATGGGATTTATGAAAAAAGATGAAGTAATAACTCCTAATATTGATTCTTTTGCAGAAGAAGCATTGAGTTTTGATAATGCTATGAGTGCATGTCCACTATGTTCTCCTAATAGAGCTACTATGTTTACTGGAAAATATCCAATAAGTCATGGTGTATGGACAAACTGTAAAAATGGTTTAAATAATGTATTTTTAAAAGAGGAAGAGATTACTCTAATGGATGTTTTAAAAAATAATGGATATACAACAGGGTATATAGGAAAATGGCATCTAGATCTTCCAGAGAGTAATTTAGTAGAAAATCCAAAATCTGGAGCAAGAGATTGGGACGCATATACTCCACCTGGAAAGAAAAGACATGGGGTAGATTATTGGTATTCCTATGGAGCTTATGATCATCACTTAGAACCACACTATTGGAATGATAGTGAGGAAATGATACAGGTAAAACAATGGTCTGTAGAGCATGAAACAGATAGAGCATTAGAGTTTATTGATAAAAACAAGGAAAATCCTTTTGCCTTGATAGTTTCATGGAATCCACCACATACACCACTTGATTTGGTACCACAAAAATATGTAGATATCTATGCTGGTAAAAAATTTAAGGTAAACCCAAATGTTCTTTTAACTGATGTAACTGACCATACAGAGTCAGTAAATCCAAGACTTAATTTCACTGATGATGAGTATCAGGAGATAATGAGAAAATATTTTGCAGCAGTAACTGGAGTAGATGAAAACTTTGGAAGACTATTACAAAAATTAAAAGATGATGGACTTTATGATGATACAATAATCGTTTTAACAGCTGACCATGGAGAGTTACTATGTGCTCATAGACTATGGAGTAAGCATGTATGGTATGAGGAATCAGTAGCAGTTCCTTTTATAATAAAGTATGGAGATAGATATATAAAAGGAAGAACAGAAAGTGTATTAAATGGAGTAGATATAATGCCTACAATACTTTCACTTATGGGGTTACCAATTCCTAATACTGTGGAAGGAGTAGACTTAAAAGAGGTTATACTTACAGGAGATAAGAAAGAAAACTATGCAATACTTTCTGCATATCCTGGACAAGCGAGAGCTGTAAAAGGTTTTGAAGAGGTAGGAGAAAAAAATATAGATTATGGTTGGAGAGCTGTAAGAAGTGAGAGATATACCTATGTAATCAATAGAGGATATAGACTAGATTATGGAGTGGAAAGATTACTTTATGATAATATAGCAGACCCATATCAACTAAATCCAGTAAAAATAGATAAAATAGAAGAAAATCCATTGGCTGAAAAATTTGAGAAAATTTTAAAGGAATGGGCAAATAAGTATCAAGATAATTTTAAATTTTAAATAGTTGTAGGAGGAAATAAGATGGAATTAACTAAAGAGATGAGAGAAAGATTTTCAAAAGATGTAGAATTACCAAGAGAGATGCTATTTGGAGCATTACATGAAGCATTAAAAAAGATAGATGGAAATTGTAAAACATTTATCAATACATACCCAAGACCTTGTAGTACTAACTATATCTATCCTGGAATATTAAATGGAGGAGAATGGGACGACTGGACTAGTGGATTCTGGACAGGAATGTTATGGCTAGCTCATGAAATAACAGGAGAAAAGAGATATAAAAATGTAGCTCAATTTCAAATAAAATTTTATGATGAGAGAATAACAAATAAAGTAGGAGTAAACCATCACGACTTAGGATTTTTATATACTCCATCAGCAGTAGCAGGATATAAAGTAGCGGGATTAGAAAGAGCTAAAGTAGCAGCATTAAAAGCAGCTGATCATCTATTAGGAAGATTTAAAGAAAAAGGAGAATTTATTCAAGCATGGGGAGATTTAGATGATCCTAATGCATATAGATTAATAATAGATTGTAATATGAATGTACCTTTACTATTTTGGGCAACAGAGGTAACAGGAGATCCTAAATATAGAGAGGTAGCTACAAAACATATCAATACAGCAGCAAGTGTAGTGGTAAGAGATGATAGTTCAACACACCACACATTCTTCTTTGACCCAGAAACTGGAAAACCAACAAAAGGAGTAACAGCACAAGGAGCATCAGATGAATCAGCTTGGGCAAGAGGACAAGCATGGGGAGTATATGGATTCCCACTAGCATATAGTTACCTAAAAGATGAAAAATTTGTAACACTATTTAAGAGAGTAACAAACTACTTCTTAAATAAATTACCAGCAGACAGCGTATGTTACTGGGATTTAATGTTTGATGATAATTCTGGAGAAGAGAGAGATACATCAGCAGCAGCAATAGCAGTATGTGGAATGTTAGAGATGTTAAAATATTTACCAGATACAGACCCAGATAAGAAAATTTATAAGAATGCTGTAAATACAATAATGAAATCATTAATAGAGAAATATACAACAAAGGATATAGAATATTCAAACGGATTGTTAACTCAAGCAGTATATAGTAAACCACATGGTTCAGGAGTAGATGAGTGTTGTATATGGGGAGATTACTTCTATATGGAAGCACTAGTAAGAATAATGAAGCCAGAGTGGAAAATGTACTGGTAATAAATTAAAATAATATAGGAATATTGAGGAGAATAAAACAATGGAAACGAATAAAACTATAAGACCTTTTGGTATGAGAGATAAGATAGGTTATCTTTTTGGAGATTTTGGAAACGACGTAATGCTTATATTTGTAAGCCAATTTTTAATGGTATTCTATACACAAGTATGGGGAATGAAGCCAGCAGTAGTAGGAACAATGTTTCTAGTGTCAAGACTAGTAGATGCTTTTACAGATATAACTATGGGAAGAATAGTTGATACTGCTCCACAAGGTAAAGATGGTAAGTTCAAAAAGTGGATAAGAATAATGGCAGCTCCAGTTGCTATTGCAAGTTTCTTAATGTATCAATCATTCTTAAGAGATTATCCAATGATTGTGAAAATAGTATATATGTATATAACTTACTTATTATATGGAAGTATTTGTTTTACTGGAATAAACATTCCTTATGGAGCAATGGCTTCAGCTATAACTGACAAACCAGATGAGAGACAATCACTTATTACATTTAGAGCAATGGGAGCATATATTGGAGAGTTTTTAATAGGATTCTTTGGACCATTAGTAATCTATCAACGTATAATAACAGATGAAGGAGTTCAAGTAGTTATCAGAAATAATGGAAATATATTCCCAGTTGCAGCTGGAGGAATATCTTTAATAGCAATAGTGTGTTACTATATCTGTTATACTTGTACAACAGAACGTATAAAAGTACCTGCATTAAGTAAAGAGGGGGTATCTTTTGCAAGCTCTGTTAAGATGATATTTAGCAACCGTGCTATGATAGGAATACTAGGAGGAACTGTATGTTTAATATTTGGTAACCTATTAACTGGTGGAGTAAATGCTTATCTATATGCTTACTATTTCAAAATGCCAGAAGCACTTTCAACATATAATGCTATTAAATTAGGAGTAGCTTTAGCAATGGCAACAGGAGTTACTTTAGTAGTTAAGAAAATTGGAAGAAGAGAGTCTATCAGCGTGATGGCAGGGCTTGCTTCATTAGTA
This window harbors:
- a CDS encoding type 2 periplasmic-binding domain-containing protein; translation: MILKKTLFILLEIIFFIIPTYSQDNLKITDKPLEVTILAIHNDLVFNENWSVFKEAFKDTNIKLKGIGSKNLADEIQAFNLMITFGELPDIISLSQGDKLEELGMNGKILPLNDLIDKYAPNIKAFFEKYPRYKKDAISADGNIYFIPDYYDWYAMRASQGLYIRRDWLNNLNLKVPNTMEEFYKTLKAFKTQDPNGNGIPDEIPYFERNTEFVEKELLGLFGAEISFYIDENKVKFGPKEERFKEAIREVIKWYSEELIDSEIFTRGFQTRDYILKNNLGGATFDWFSSTSTYNTSLKEEVNNFEFIAIDPPLYKGKRYAPDARPTYLGGWGITKSAQDPISIIKYFDYWFSPKGYELANWGIEGDTFLKDIDGNKYFTKKVMKDKNRTPLQVLREEGVQFRIGGPQDYEYEKAWGETDANFWMKRYTQEGFLVEPMPTLKYTLAENEKLQTIKPKLDTFVKDMCQRWILGVEDFDTTYDNFLKELKHIGLNEALEINQKAYERFISSN
- a CDS encoding sulfatase family protein, which produces MKKPNLLFIFADQWRRDAMGFMKKDEVITPNIDSFAEEALSFDNAMSACPLCSPNRATMFTGKYPISHGVWTNCKNGLNNVFLKEEEITLMDVLKNNGYTTGYIGKWHLDLPESNLVENPKSGARDWDAYTPPGKKRHGVDYWYSYGAYDHHLEPHYWNDSEEMIQVKQWSVEHETDRALEFIDKNKENPFALIVSWNPPHTPLDLVPQKYVDIYAGKKFKVNPNVLLTDVTDHTESVNPRLNFTDDEYQEIMRKYFAAVTGVDENFGRLLQKLKDDGLYDDTIIVLTADHGELLCAHRLWSKHVWYEESVAVPFIIKYGDRYIKGRTESVLNGVDIMPTILSLMGLPIPNTVEGVDLKEVILTGDKKENYAILSAYPGQARAVKGFEEVGEKNIDYGWRAVRSERYTYVINRGYRLDYGVERLLYDNIADPYQLNPVKIDKIEENPLAEKFEKILKEWANKYQDNFKF
- a CDS encoding glycoside hydrolase family 88 protein yields the protein MELTKEMRERFSKDVELPREMLFGALHEALKKIDGNCKTFINTYPRPCSTNYIYPGILNGGEWDDWTSGFWTGMLWLAHEITGEKRYKNVAQFQIKFYDERITNKVGVNHHDLGFLYTPSAVAGYKVAGLERAKVAALKAADHLLGRFKEKGEFIQAWGDLDDPNAYRLIIDCNMNVPLLFWATEVTGDPKYREVATKHINTAASVVVRDDSSTHHTFFFDPETGKPTKGVTAQGASDESAWARGQAWGVYGFPLAYSYLKDEKFVTLFKRVTNYFLNKLPADSVCYWDLMFDDNSGEERDTSAAAIAVCGMLEMLKYLPDTDPDKKIYKNAVNTIMKSLIEKYTTKDIEYSNGLLTQAVYSKPHGSGVDECCIWGDYFYMEALVRIMKPEWKMYW
- a CDS encoding MFS transporter; its protein translation is METNKTIRPFGMRDKIGYLFGDFGNDVMLIFVSQFLMVFYTQVWGMKPAVVGTMFLVSRLVDAFTDITMGRIVDTAPQGKDGKFKKWIRIMAAPVAIASFLMYQSFLRDYPMIVKIVYMYITYLLYGSICFTGINIPYGAMASAITDKPDERQSLITFRAMGAYIGEFLIGFFGPLVIYQRIITDEGVQVVIRNNGNIFPVAAGGISLIAIVCYYICYTCTTERIKVPALSKEGVSFASSVKMIFSNRAMIGILGGTVCLIFGNLLTGGVNAYLYAYYFKMPEALSTYNAIKLGVALAMATGVTLVVKKIGRRESISVMAGLASLVFVLLFFLRIKNPWVYVAISSVGFSGVTFFGYTVWGAIIDVIDDAEIKSGKREDGTLYAIYSFSRKIGQALGSSIVGYALAIIGFQSGVKEQTQEVLNGIYNLATAVPATLFCLVVLMFMLVYPLSKKKVNENAEILRLKREAKNN